The proteins below are encoded in one region of Candidatus Cloacimonadota bacterium:
- a CDS encoding C25 family cysteine peptidase, which yields MKHLILLLLAGLAVSFVFAAAGEYTPTQFNQAFAITDKAANHTDIRFSLPQFELEQSEVGGAIYQRIILPGAGSTLDSGFPELPTLSVHLAIPRRGGVEVSVLSQEQSQIQQFMAYPVQQGQQEEAPKSFVIDAAFYAGGTAYPATAVQCGDPMILRDFRIVNLLVNPFSYDPQTQTLTVNQEINLRLSYTSGPGLNELDGELTAVSPSFARIYESMILNFDDYRDLMYSNVPPRFLLIYGSNSDPAFTTALNEYVLWKKQKGADVDVASTASGQAGSSTTTIKNYIQNAYNNPATRPDYVILLGDTSGSYTIPAASVVSNGGGDYPYTHLAGSDILGDCFIGRISVENISQLQNLLSKIYLYERDVNLDTADWLDRMLLVGDTAPSGISTMYISKYIKERALNVNPDYTFTEIYNSSPAATQINAAINQGVGFYSYRGYIDYSPPSESALFNAYRIPHAINITCGTNNYWNGTSEMEQFIRYGTPAVPKGAVTGIGMSTSSTHTNFNNVLHGGIFGGIFQYGMRTMGEALLNGKLYMSQTYGVSSPDNVLKFTHWCNLMGDPTMETWTGIPDHFNVTTMTSIPLGLSLLDVNVLNGASLPVEGASVTLTQNGSIISRGYTDIEGNIILMLPQTMTTNDCVLTVSQHDFKPLQQTLTVDSSGTLVPASIVIDDDTTGASSGNNDGLANGGETLEILFGLTNTAASPISGLGGQVHSNSPWVTFVDSLVTYSEIAGGGLGFNASPVVMQIAPNAPHEAMIRIHVLLTDGQNQSYDISEFIPIHNAKMMYNNSLVTNGGNQVLDPNETAGFTVTVSNITPTGVTGIWGKLYSLNDLVAVNDNTAWYGDLLQNVQVTPSTDMFELYGRPMLLPGMLIPMQLKLYNDAGFEQWLGFTLTAGEVDVHDPLGPDSYGYVIYDDTDTSYEECPVYDWNGIAPAEGGVGTLLAISDAYTSGDEGDQVGADALEVVNLPFPFQFYGIMYNQITVSSNGFIAMGVSENAEFRNYRLPGAMGPNPMIAAFWDDLATHAGGGVYTLYDHDEHAFVIEWYNMKNGVNGNSLETFQIILYDQSVFATALGDGPIKIQYHTFNNVDSSTNTGHHGCYSTIGIEDHSGMVGLEYSYGNTYPTAASPLGNERAIYITNIPIYYHEPHLLLSETFVDDDNGNGVCEPGETVELGVQLQNIGSLTAEDVSATLSTTSEHITITNATAQYFPLVGDGFGVNRVPFVFTVSPECPNATVLNFLLTITCGESVWERSFSLRVDASVLVFESFLINDADTNFNGIIDPLETVKLVINVNNHAAVQSRDIQATLSTASTDVVIAEPIIILPLIEANAVMQFVFELQFVSTSALGQYIPFQFNASISNGMPLNSNLMVPYNMANIFNDFETNSGGFISETGWSWGTPSQVTAFSGTKLWATGLSGNYPDLVNYVLVTPLYAMETGATLSLQHRYGFENNYDGGNVGISTNNGMTWSLLNPLSGYTHSSLAGLGGEPGFSGTLANWQPVIFDLSQYAGQQVRFRFRMGSDGGTGGIGWFIDDFELSGVNQKTGYLHGTVIPTSDTPAPEALVMASNYYATHPAADGSYRLYLPNGTFNVNATLPYHQSSSINNVLITPADPVHQADFTLINLPQPANAGFAVDNLTGEVLLSWEPPYDPVLPVMNYRVYKKFNTGPFELIQQTTGLTHTDVISLHGDYAYLISAVFYNTEGSPSDTLAFEFPYVVENMEDNAPELFTSLNSNYPNPFNPSTTISFDLARSGKARLSVFNVKGQLVKELVDGDLAPGTHRITWNGLDAGGRGVSSGVYFYRLEAGDYVSTRKMLMIK from the coding sequence ATGAAACACTTGATACTCCTGCTTTTGGCGGGACTTGCCGTGAGCTTCGTGTTTGCCGCGGCCGGCGAATACACGCCCACCCAGTTCAACCAGGCCTTTGCCATCACGGACAAAGCCGCCAACCATACCGACATCCGGTTCTCCCTGCCCCAGTTTGAGCTGGAACAGTCTGAGGTCGGAGGGGCGATCTACCAACGGATCATACTTCCAGGGGCCGGAAGCACGCTGGACAGCGGTTTTCCGGAATTGCCCACCCTCAGCGTGCACCTGGCCATTCCCCGCCGGGGCGGAGTTGAGGTTAGCGTGTTAAGCCAGGAGCAGAGCCAGATCCAGCAGTTCATGGCCTATCCGGTGCAGCAAGGCCAGCAGGAGGAAGCGCCCAAATCCTTTGTGATCGACGCCGCTTTCTATGCCGGCGGCACTGCCTATCCAGCCACCGCGGTGCAGTGCGGCGATCCCATGATCCTGCGCGATTTCCGTATTGTGAACTTGCTGGTGAATCCCTTCAGCTATGATCCCCAAACCCAGACGCTGACGGTGAACCAGGAGATCAACCTGAGGCTAAGCTACACCAGCGGTCCCGGACTCAACGAGTTGGATGGCGAACTGACAGCGGTTTCTCCCTCCTTTGCCAGGATCTACGAATCCATGATCCTCAACTTTGACGATTACCGCGACCTCATGTACAGCAACGTTCCGCCCCGTTTCCTGCTCATTTACGGAAGCAACTCCGACCCGGCCTTCACAACGGCCCTGAACGAGTATGTGCTCTGGAAAAAGCAGAAGGGCGCGGACGTTGATGTGGCCAGCACGGCTTCCGGCCAGGCCGGCAGCAGCACCACCACCATCAAGAACTACATCCAAAACGCCTACAACAACCCCGCCACCCGGCCGGATTATGTGATCCTGCTGGGCGATACCAGCGGCAGCTACACCATCCCGGCGGCTTCCGTGGTCAGCAACGGCGGCGGCGATTATCCCTACACGCATCTGGCCGGCAGCGACATCCTGGGCGACTGCTTCATAGGCCGCATCTCGGTGGAAAACATCTCCCAACTGCAAAACTTGCTCAGCAAGATATATCTCTATGAACGCGACGTAAACCTGGACACGGCTGACTGGCTGGACCGGATGCTGCTGGTGGGCGACACCGCCCCCTCGGGCATTTCCACCATGTACATCAGCAAATACATCAAGGAACGGGCGCTGAATGTGAACCCGGATTACACCTTCACGGAGATCTACAACAGCTCGCCCGCCGCCACCCAGATCAACGCGGCCATCAACCAGGGCGTCGGGTTTTACAGCTACCGCGGTTACATCGACTACTCACCGCCGTCGGAATCAGCCCTTTTCAACGCCTACAGGATTCCCCACGCCATCAACATCACCTGCGGCACGAACAACTACTGGAACGGCACTTCCGAGATGGAGCAGTTCATCCGCTACGGCACCCCGGCCGTTCCCAAAGGCGCCGTCACCGGCATCGGTATGAGCACTTCCAGCACGCATACGAACTTCAACAACGTGCTGCACGGCGGCATCTTCGGCGGCATCTTCCAATACGGGATGCGCACCATGGGAGAGGCCCTGCTGAACGGCAAACTATACATGTCACAAACGTATGGTGTCTCTTCTCCGGACAACGTGCTTAAGTTCACCCACTGGTGCAATCTGATGGGCGACCCCACCATGGAAACCTGGACCGGCATTCCCGATCATTTCAACGTTACAACCATGACCAGCATTCCGCTGGGCCTCAGCCTGCTGGACGTGAATGTGCTGAACGGCGCCAGCCTGCCGGTGGAGGGGGCATCCGTAACCCTCACCCAGAACGGCTCGATCATCAGCAGGGGCTATACGGACATCGAGGGCAACATCATCCTGATGCTGCCGCAAACGATGACCACCAACGACTGCGTGCTCACAGTTTCCCAACACGATTTCAAGCCTTTGCAGCAAACTTTGACCGTGGACAGCAGCGGTACCCTGGTGCCGGCCAGCATCGTTATCGATGATGACACCACCGGCGCCTCTTCCGGCAACAACGACGGCCTGGCCAACGGCGGCGAAACCCTGGAGATCCTTTTCGGGCTCACCAACACCGCTGCCAGCCCCATTTCCGGGCTTGGCGGCCAGGTCCACTCCAACAGCCCCTGGGTGACTTTCGTGGATTCCCTGGTTACCTACAGCGAGATCGCCGGCGGCGGGCTGGGCTTCAACGCCAGCCCAGTGGTGATGCAGATCGCGCCGAACGCGCCGCATGAGGCCATGATCCGCATCCACGTGTTGCTCACGGACGGCCAGAACCAAAGCTACGACATCTCGGAATTCATCCCCATCCACAATGCCAAAATGATGTACAACAACAGCCTGGTGACCAATGGCGGCAACCAGGTGCTCGACCCCAACGAAACCGCGGGCTTCACGGTAACGGTAAGCAACATCACTCCCACGGGAGTGACCGGGATCTGGGGCAAACTCTACAGCCTCAACGACCTGGTGGCGGTGAATGACAACACGGCGTGGTATGGCGATCTGCTGCAAAACGTGCAGGTGACGCCATCCACGGACATGTTCGAGCTCTACGGCCGGCCCATGCTGCTGCCGGGCATGCTGATCCCCATGCAGCTCAAGCTTTATAACGACGCCGGTTTCGAACAATGGCTGGGCTTCACCCTCACGGCCGGCGAAGTGGATGTGCACGATCCCTTGGGGCCGGATAGCTACGGTTATGTGATCTACGACGATACAGACACCTCCTACGAGGAATGCCCCGTGTACGACTGGAACGGCATCGCGCCTGCCGAGGGAGGCGTGGGCACCCTTTTGGCCATCTCCGACGCCTACACCAGCGGTGACGAGGGAGACCAGGTGGGCGCGGACGCGCTGGAAGTGGTGAATCTGCCCTTCCCCTTCCAATTTTACGGCATCATGTACAACCAGATCACGGTTTCCTCCAACGGCTTCATAGCCATGGGCGTTTCCGAGAATGCCGAATTCAGAAACTACCGCCTGCCCGGCGCCATGGGCCCCAATCCCATGATCGCGGCATTCTGGGATGACCTGGCCACCCACGCCGGGGGAGGTGTTTACACCTTGTACGACCACGACGAGCACGCCTTTGTGATCGAATGGTACAACATGAAAAACGGGGTGAACGGCAACAGCCTGGAAACTTTCCAGATCATCCTCTACGACCAGAGCGTGTTCGCCACCGCTTTGGGCGACGGCCCCATCAAGATCCAGTATCACACTTTCAACAATGTGGATTCATCCACAAACACCGGCCACCACGGCTGCTACTCCACCATCGGCATCGAGGACCACAGCGGCATGGTGGGCCTGGAATACTCCTACGGAAACACGTATCCCACAGCCGCTTCGCCTTTGGGTAACGAGCGCGCCATCTACATCACCAACATCCCCATCTATTACCACGAACCACATTTGCTGCTGAGCGAAACCTTTGTGGACGACGACAACGGCAACGGAGTCTGCGAGCCCGGCGAAACAGTCGAACTGGGCGTGCAGTTGCAAAACATCGGCAGCCTCACCGCTGAAGATGTGTCGGCCACGCTTTCCACCACCAGCGAGCATATCACCATCACGAACGCCACAGCTCAGTACTTTCCCCTTGTGGGTGACGGCTTCGGGGTCAACCGCGTTCCTTTCGTCTTCACCGTTTCGCCGGAATGCCCCAACGCCACGGTGCTCAACTTCCTGCTCACCATTACCTGCGGAGAATCCGTTTGGGAAAGGAGTTTCAGCCTGCGGGTGGACGCCTCCGTGCTGGTGTTCGAATCTTTCCTGATCAACGATGCCGACACCAATTTCAACGGCATCATAGATCCGCTGGAGACGGTGAAACTGGTGATCAACGTCAACAACCACGCGGCCGTTCAATCCCGCGATATCCAGGCCACGCTTTCCACCGCAAGCACGGATGTGGTGATCGCCGAACCGATCATCATCCTGCCGCTCATTGAGGCCAACGCCGTGATGCAGTTCGTATTTGAGCTGCAATTCGTGAGCACGTCCGCCCTGGGGCAGTACATCCCCTTCCAGTTCAATGCCTCCATCTCGAACGGCATGCCGTTGAACTCGAATCTGATGGTCCCCTACAACATGGCCAACATTTTCAACGATTTTGAGACCAACAGCGGCGGTTTCATTTCCGAAACTGGCTGGTCCTGGGGCACGCCCTCACAGGTGACCGCGTTTTCGGGCACCAAGCTGTGGGCGACAGGGCTCAGCGGCAACTACCCGGACTTGGTGAACTACGTGCTGGTGACCCCGCTCTACGCCATGGAAACCGGAGCGACCCTTTCCCTGCAGCACCGCTACGGTTTTGAGAATAACTATGACGGCGGCAACGTGGGCATTTCCACAAACAACGGCATGACCTGGAGCCTGCTCAACCCTCTGAGCGGCTACACGCACAGCAGCCTGGCCGGTTTGGGCGGCGAACCAGGATTTTCCGGGACCCTGGCCAACTGGCAGCCCGTGATCTTCGATCTCAGCCAATACGCCGGACAGCAGGTGCGTTTCCGCTTCCGCATGGGCTCCGACGGCGGCACTGGCGGCATCGGCTGGTTCATCGACGATTTTGAGCTCAGCGGCGTGAACCAGAAGACCGGATACTTGCACGGGACGGTGATCCCCACTTCAGACACCCCGGCCCCGGAGGCTTTGGTGATGGCCAGCAACTACTACGCCACCCATCCCGCTGCCGACGGTTCCTACCGGCTCTACCTGCCCAACGGCACCTTCAACGTGAATGCCACCCTGCCTTACCACCAATCCTCCAGCATCAACAACGTCCTGATCACCCCCGCCGATCCGGTGCACCAGGCCGATTTCACCCTCATCAACCTGCCCCAGCCGGCCAATGCCGGTTTCGCGGTTGACAACCTCACCGGTGAAGTGCTGCTGAGTTGGGAACCGCCCTACGATCCGGTGCTCCCGGTGATGAATTACCGCGTCTATAAAAAATTCAACACCGGACCCTTCGAACTGATCCAGCAAACCACCGGGCTTACCCACACCGACGTGATCTCGCTGCATGGAGACTATGCCTATCTGATCAGCGCTGTCTTCTACAACACGGAAGGCAGCCCCTCAGACACCCTGGCCTTCGAATTTCCCTACGTGGTGGAAAACATGGAAGACAACGCGCCGGAACTGTTTACCAGCCTCAATTCTAACTACCCCAACCCCTTCAACCCCAGCACCACCATCTCCTTCGATCTCGCGCGGTCCGGCAAGGCCAGGCTGAGCGTTTTCAACGTGAAGGGCCAGCTGGTGAAGGAACTTGTGGACGGTGACCTGGCCCCCGGAACGCACCGGATCACCTGGAACGGACTGGATGCCGGCGGACGTGGAGTCTCTTCAGGAGTCTATTTCTACCGCCTTGAGGCCGGGGACTATGTTTCCACCCGCAAGATGCTGATGATCAAATAA
- the glnA gene encoding type I glutamate--ammonia ligase, with product MDKNKIIELIKKHNIKAIDLKYTGMDGRWYHITFPARGLDEVLRLGVPFDGSSIPGMRSVESGDMVLMPDTDTAHIDPFFETPTLRFICSICDAETRIGVKKDPRSVALRAQDYLKSTGIADHSTWIPELEFHLFDTVEYNSDEYSSGYTVTSAESKDALPLDFEDDDAVAQQGRKGYHMDTPFDRYYEIRQEMADRMEEQGIKVRYHHHEVGLSSQQEIETELLAFPKICDDTMVMKDIIRRTALEYGLTATFMPKPVYNQAGNGMHFHMMLHKNGKNIFYQKGGYADLSNEAIWFIGGILKHGRALVAFTNPSTNSFKRLLPGFEAPVKLFYGLANRSAAIRIPKYANTPETKRFEFRTGDATCNPYFAMSALLLAGLDGIINKIDPAKHKLGPYDDNVFAWSEKQKAKLLSIPANLAEALRCLEEDHKFLLQGNVFNEELIESHIKHKLAEHQAVMNRVHPHELLLYYNL from the coding sequence ATGGACAAGAACAAAATCATCGAATTGATCAAAAAACACAACATCAAGGCGATCGACCTGAAGTACACCGGCATGGACGGACGCTGGTACCACATCACCTTCCCGGCCCGCGGGCTGGATGAGGTTTTGCGGCTGGGCGTGCCCTTCGACGGCTCCTCCATCCCGGGCATGCGCTCCGTGGAATCCGGAGACATGGTGCTGATGCCGGACACAGACACGGCGCACATCGACCCCTTCTTCGAGACCCCCACCCTGCGCTTCATCTGCTCCATCTGCGACGCGGAAACCCGCATCGGCGTGAAAAAAGACCCCCGCAGCGTGGCCCTGAGGGCTCAGGATTACCTCAAATCCACCGGTATCGCCGACCACAGCACCTGGATCCCGGAACTGGAGTTCCACCTCTTCGACACCGTGGAATACAACAGCGACGAATATTCCAGCGGCTACACCGTGACCTCCGCGGAAAGCAAAGACGCCCTGCCCCTGGATTTTGAAGATGACGACGCCGTGGCCCAGCAAGGCCGAAAAGGCTATCACATGGACACGCCTTTCGACCGCTACTACGAGATCCGCCAGGAAATGGCGGACCGCATGGAAGAGCAGGGGATCAAGGTGCGCTACCACCACCACGAGGTGGGGCTGAGCTCGCAGCAGGAGATCGAGACGGAACTGCTGGCCTTCCCCAAGATCTGCGACGACACCATGGTGATGAAGGACATCATCCGCCGCACCGCCCTGGAGTACGGGCTCACGGCCACCTTCATGCCCAAACCCGTTTACAACCAGGCCGGCAACGGCATGCACTTTCACATGATGCTGCACAAAAATGGCAAGAACATATTCTACCAAAAAGGCGGCTACGCTGACCTCTCCAACGAGGCGATCTGGTTCATCGGCGGCATCCTGAAGCACGGACGCGCCCTGGTGGCTTTCACCAATCCCAGCACCAACAGCTTCAAGCGCTTGCTGCCCGGCTTTGAAGCGCCGGTGAAGCTTTTCTACGGCCTGGCCAACCGCAGCGCGGCCATCCGCATTCCCAAATATGCCAATACGCCGGAGACCAAACGCTTCGAATTCCGCACCGGCGACGCCACCTGCAATCCCTACTTCGCCATGAGCGCCTTGCTGCTGGCGGGTTTGGACGGCATCATCAACAAGATCGACCCCGCCAAACACAAACTGGGGCCCTACGACGACAACGTCTTTGCCTGGAGCGAGAAACAGAAAGCCAAACTGCTGTCCATTCCAGCCAACCTGGCCGAAGCGCTGCGCTGCCTGGAGGAGGACCACAAGTTCCTGCTGCAGGGCAACGTGTTTAACGAAGAACTGATCGAATCCCACATCAAGCACAAACTGGCTGAGCATCAGGCGGTTATGAACCGGGTTCATCCACACGAGCTGTTGCTCTATTACAATCTGTAA
- a CDS encoding site-2 protease family protein — MVVSDKTIEMVLTGIIILIVFYSIIIHEVSHAVVSFWLGDDTAKRAGRLSLNPLKHIDWFGTVILPLIMYFTAGVIWGYAKPVPLNPYNYKNIKQGIGLSALAGPASNLLIAIVFALLYHLSPGNQLLAYIFQMVVFFNLLLAFFNLIPVPPLDGSKVLGMVLPDDAYWRWMAQERTGMYVLFGILIVSRLLNLNIIGRLILPPINLVMGLLGVA, encoded by the coding sequence ATGGTTGTATCGGACAAAACCATCGAAATGGTGCTGACCGGCATCATCATCCTGATCGTGTTCTATTCGATCATCATCCATGAAGTGAGCCACGCCGTGGTGTCCTTCTGGCTGGGCGACGACACGGCCAAACGGGCCGGCCGGCTGAGCCTGAACCCGCTCAAGCACATCGATTGGTTCGGTACGGTGATCCTGCCGCTGATCATGTATTTCACGGCCGGCGTGATCTGGGGCTATGCCAAGCCGGTGCCGCTCAATCCCTACAACTATAAAAACATCAAACAGGGGATAGGGCTTTCGGCGCTGGCCGGGCCGGCTTCGAACCTGCTGATCGCCATCGTGTTCGCGCTGCTGTATCACCTCAGCCCCGGCAACCAGCTGCTGGCCTACATCTTTCAGATGGTGGTGTTTTTTAACCTGCTGCTGGCTTTTTTCAACCTGATCCCGGTTCCGCCGCTGGACGGAAGCAAGGTTTTGGGCATGGTGCTGCCGGATGACGCCTACTGGCGCTGGATGGCCCAGGAAAGGACCGGCATGTACGTGCTCTTCGGCATTCTGATCGTATCCCGCCTGCTGAACCTGAACATCATCGGCCGGCTGATCCTGCCGCCCATCAACCTGGTGATGGGCCTGCTGGGCGTTGCCTGA
- the tyrS gene encoding tyrosine--tRNA ligase — translation MRFEQELKVIKRATDEIIPLEDLLAKLEKSERAGQPLRIKFGIDPTGCDVHLGHLVPIRKMRDFQDLGHTGVIIIGDFTAQIGDPTGRDESRPPLTHEEILANSEKYMEQLYTVLKPEQTEVRWQSEWFGAMGMAEVLKLMGKFTLAQFMAHDTFRTRFEAGLALGMHELMYPILQGYDSVAIHSDVELGATEQKFNILCGRDMQRHFGQEQQVAVLSPILTGTDGVNKMGKSLNNYIAVFDTAADKFGKVMSIPDSLILNYFKYAANADEEALDKVTGELAQGTNPMLLKKRLAREIVGFYHGEEAALSAQESFEQLFSKRELPDEMPEFEVSEPVFRVAKLLTDSGLCASGGEAKRLIQGGGVSIDGARVSSVDAEVTLADGMVLRAGKRKFLKLRKA, via the coding sequence ATGCGTTTCGAACAAGAACTGAAAGTGATAAAAAGAGCCACGGACGAGATCATTCCGCTGGAAGACCTGCTGGCCAAGCTGGAGAAAAGCGAGCGGGCGGGCCAGCCGCTGCGGATCAAATTCGGGATCGATCCCACCGGCTGCGACGTCCACCTGGGCCATCTGGTGCCTATCCGCAAGATGCGTGATTTTCAAGACCTGGGGCACACCGGAGTGATCATCATCGGCGATTTCACCGCCCAGATCGGCGACCCCACCGGCCGCGACGAATCCCGGCCGCCGCTCACGCACGAGGAGATCCTGGCCAACAGCGAAAAATACATGGAGCAGCTTTACACGGTGCTGAAGCCCGAACAGACCGAAGTTCGCTGGCAGAGCGAGTGGTTCGGCGCCATGGGCATGGCCGAGGTCCTAAAGCTGATGGGGAAATTCACCCTGGCCCAGTTCATGGCCCACGATACCTTCAGAACCAGATTTGAGGCGGGTTTGGCCCTGGGCATGCACGAGCTCATGTATCCAATATTGCAGGGCTACGACTCCGTGGCCATCCACAGCGACGTGGAGCTGGGCGCCACCGAGCAGAAATTCAACATCCTCTGCGGACGCGACATGCAGCGCCACTTTGGCCAGGAACAGCAGGTGGCGGTGCTTTCACCCATCCTCACCGGCACCGACGGCGTGAACAAAATGGGCAAGTCGCTGAACAACTATATCGCGGTGTTCGACACTGCCGCGGATAAATTCGGCAAGGTGATGTCCATCCCGGACAGCCTGATCCTGAACTATTTCAAGTACGCCGCCAACGCCGACGAGGAAGCGCTGGACAAGGTGACCGGCGAACTGGCCCAAGGCACCAACCCCATGCTGCTGAAGAAAAGGCTGGCGCGCGAGATCGTGGGCTTTTACCATGGGGAAGAGGCCGCGCTGAGCGCTCAGGAAAGCTTTGAGCAGCTCTTTTCCAAACGCGAGCTGCCGGACGAGATGCCGGAGTTTGAAGTCAGCGAACCGGTGTTCCGCGTGGCCAAACTGCTCACCGACAGCGGTTTGTGCGCCAGCGGGGGAGAGGCCAAGCGCCTCATCCAGGGCGGCGGGGTGAGCATCGACGGCGCCAGGGTGAGTTCAGTGGACGCGGAGGTCACCCTCGCCGACGGCATGGTGCTACGGGCCGGCAAACGCAAGTTTTTGAAACTCAGGAAGGCGTAA
- a CDS encoding bifunctional metallophosphatase/5'-nucleotidase, translating to MKNIILLTALCLALAAGLGAEDLRLDIMFSNDVHGGIDRSEATFMNPDFPPQLGGGASAATLIKHVRSQGNEQRASLLLDAGDFFQGRPVGTVTKGRAVIEYMNAIGYDAMTVGNHEFDIIDEELMETLECVNFPILSCNIIDRRTGDLPWYVVPYRIFERLGLRIGVIGFTTTDTEKMSFPEHIKNIDFVDEKIAVSKYVEIVRDQERADIVIVLGHAGLPYEIEETYLSRYDAQGNPLQAERYAAWGWDAQEIAREVPGIDLFIGGHMHRGIPKPWIDPYTHTMVIQGYAYGSNLGWMTLTIDPETKSVSGYELPALREGLMITLFEDQFIPDPEISATIEAQVAVAEEGMDEIIGTAGVYLSRTNVDAQSLMGNTITDAMRHEVNADFAFLNLGGVRADIKNGPVTYRDVFQVMPFDNMVVSFRCTGEFLRRIIETRVEGGRHGLVVSGVNVVYSKKRPNFDRVTSLKIAGEPWDKNKIYTCTTTDFLMQGNAGLTLLTQVPAEDIIFHQINLRDAIVNYFRKNSPVRTRIDDRWERDDNAKPTPEMLP from the coding sequence ATGAAAAATATCATTCTGCTCACAGCGCTCTGCCTGGCCCTCGCGGCTGGACTCGGCGCAGAAGACCTTCGTTTGGACATCATGTTTTCCAATGACGTCCACGGCGGCATCGACCGCTCGGAGGCCACTTTCATGAACCCGGACTTTCCTCCCCAACTTGGTGGAGGGGCGTCCGCGGCCACTCTGATCAAGCACGTGCGCTCGCAGGGAAACGAACAACGCGCTTCCCTGCTGCTGGACGCCGGCGACTTTTTCCAGGGACGCCCCGTTGGAACGGTCACCAAAGGCCGCGCCGTGATCGAATATATGAACGCCATCGGCTACGACGCCATGACCGTGGGCAACCACGAGTTCGACATCATCGACGAAGAGCTGATGGAAACGCTGGAATGCGTGAATTTCCCGATCCTTTCCTGCAACATCATCGACCGGCGCACCGGCGACCTGCCTTGGTATGTGGTGCCCTACCGCATCTTCGAAAGGCTGGGCCTGCGCATCGGCGTGATCGGCTTCACCACCACGGACACGGAAAAGATGAGCTTCCCGGAGCACATCAAGAATATCGATTTTGTGGACGAAAAGATCGCGGTAAGCAAGTACGTGGAGATCGTGCGCGACCAGGAAAGGGCCGATATCGTGATCGTTCTGGGCCACGCCGGCTTGCCCTACGAGATCGAGGAAACCTACCTTTCGCGCTACGACGCCCAGGGCAATCCGCTGCAGGCAGAGCGTTACGCCGCTTGGGGCTGGGACGCCCAGGAGATCGCGCGCGAAGTGCCCGGTATCGATCTCTTCATCGGCGGCCACATGCACCGCGGCATTCCCAAACCCTGGATCGATCCCTACACCCACACCATGGTGATCCAGGGCTATGCCTACGGCTCGAACCTTGGCTGGATGACGCTTACGATCGATCCCGAAACCAAAAGCGTGAGCGGCTATGAATTGCCCGCTCTGCGCGAAGGCCTGATGATCACCCTGTTTGAGGACCAATTCATCCCGGACCCGGAGATCTCCGCCACCATCGAAGCCCAGGTGGCCGTTGCCGAAGAAGGCATGGATGAGATCATCGGCACCGCAGGGGTCTATCTCTCCCGCACCAACGTGGATGCCCAAAGCCTGATGGGAAACACGATCACGGACGCCATGCGCCACGAAGTGAACGCCGATTTCGCCTTTCTGAACCTCGGTGGCGTGCGCGCGGACATCAAAAACGGGCCTGTAACCTACCGCGACGTCTTTCAGGTGATGCCTTTCGACAACATGGTGGTGAGTTTCCGCTGCACCGGCGAATTCCTGCGCCGCATCATCGAAACCCGCGTGGAAGGCGGACGCCACGGCCTGGTGGTCTCCGGTGTCAACGTGGTCTATTCCAAAAAACGGCCCAATTTCGACCGCGTGACCTCGCTCAAGATCGCCGGCGAACCCTGGGACAAAAACAAGATCTACACCTGCACCACCACCGACTTTTTGATGCAGGGCAACGCAGGGCTCACGCTGCTCACCCAGGTGCCCGCGGAAGACATCATCTTCCATCAGATCAACCTGCGCGACGCCATCGTTAACTACTTCCGGAAGAACAGCCCCGTCCGCACCAGGATCGACGACCGCTGGGAACGCGACGACAACGCCAAACCCACCCCGGAGATGCTGCCATGA